Proteins found in one Elephas maximus indicus isolate mEleMax1 chromosome 11, mEleMax1 primary haplotype, whole genome shotgun sequence genomic segment:
- the LOC126085105 gene encoding LOW QUALITY PROTEIN: zinc finger protein 234-like (The sequence of the model RefSeq protein was modified relative to this genomic sequence to represent the inferred CDS: substituted 1 base at 1 genomic stop codon) — MCTFMELVTFKDVAVVFTEEELGLLNPAQKKLYQDVMVETFRNLVSVGGKNPRKVEIVPQARAHDELSSLHIWQQIASDLTSCQDSMINRPQFYKQGDLPSLVAGGLSNIHTGEKSHQCNDCTKTFSNVSSFDLHQRLHSEEKSLTCSECGRSFRYISGLRNHQRVHMGKNLYKRDECGKEVSQSSHLLSHLNVHTVENSHKYEECGKLFRRRATLNVPCKGCTGAKPSNCKECGGAFLYPLRFKEHQKTHTEERPFKCDTCGKNFCHRAELNTHCTVHTGEKPYKCDECGKSFRVTAQLLTHYKVHSGEKPFKCEYCGKYFSRRSNLHIHHRIHTGEKPYNCEVCGKGFRQAVHLLIHQSVHSTDKPFKCEVCGKYFSTRANLQIHCRIHTEDKPYKCMECEKGFRQASQLMTHKRVHSGEKPFRCEECGKRFSQSSILQSHQRVHSEEKPYTCEQCGNSFKWSKNLNIHWRVHTGEKPYKCGECGKYFSQSSSLQYHKRLHTGEKPYKCDMCDKVFSRPSQLQSHQRVHTREKPQXYEICGKSFSWRSNLLNHKVHAVDKFSESDNSGKNMRTLTEKNSTK, encoded by the exons ATGTGCACGTTCATG GAATTGGTGACATTCAAGGACGTGGCTGTGGTCTTCACTGAGGAGGAGCTGGGGCTGCTAAACCCTGCCCAGAAGAAGCTGTACCAAGATGTGATGGTTGAGACCTTCAGGAACCTGGTGTCAGTGG GAGGCAAGAACCCAAGGAAGGTGGAGATTGTTCCGCAAGCAAGAGCACATGACGAGCTTTCCAGCTTGCATATCTGGCAACAAATTGCAAGTGACTTAACCAGTTGTCAGGATTCCATGATAAATAGGCCTCAGTTCTACAAACAAGGTGATTTACCCTCTCTGGTTGCAGGAGGACTATCTAATATTCACACAGGAGAGAAATCTCACCAGTGTAATGATTGTACAAAAACCTTCAGTAATGTCTccagctttgatcttcatcagcgaTTACACTCAGAAGAGAAGTCTCTCACATGTAGCGAGTGTGGAAGAAGCTTCCGTTATATCTCAGGTCTTCGTAATCATCAGAGAGTTCACATGGGAAAAAACCTCTATAAGCGTGATGAGTGTGGTAAGGAAGTTAGTCAGAGCTCACACTTGCTAAGTCATCTGAATGTCCATACTGTAGAGAATTCGCACAAATATGAGGAATGTGGAAAACTCTTCAGACGTAGAGCAACACTTAATGTTCCTTGCAAAGGCTGCACAGGAGCGAAACCTTCTAATTGTAAGGAATGTGGGGGGGCTTTTCTGTATCCTTTGCGTTTTAAGGAACATCAGAAAACCCACACTGAGGAGAGACCATTCAAATGTGATACATGTGGTAAGAACTTTTGTCATAGAGCAGAACTTAATACTCATTGCACTGTCcatacaggagagaaaccttacAAATGTGATGAGTGTGGGAAGAGTTTCAGGGTCACTGCACAACTTCTGACCCATTACAAAGTCCACAGTGGAGAAAAACCATTCAAATGTGAATATTGTGGGAAGTACTTCAGTAGAAGATCAAATCTTCACATTCATCATAGAatccacacaggagagaaaccctataatTGTGAGGTGTGTGGGAAGGGCTTCAGGCAGGCTGTACATCTTCTGATCCATCAGAGTGTCCACAGTACAGATAAACCATTCAAATGTGAAGTGTGTGGGAAGTACTTCAGTACTAGAGCAAATCTTCAAATTCATTGTAGAATCCACACAGAAGACAAACCCTATAAATGCATGGAGTGTGAGAAGGGCTTCAGACAGGCTTCACAACTTATGACTCATAAAAGGGTTCACAGTGGAGAAAAACCCTTCAGATGTGAAGAGTGTGGGAAGAGATTCTCTCAGAGTTCAATCCTCCAAAGCCATCAAAGAGTCCACAGTGAAGAAAAGCCATACACATGTGAACAGTGTGGGAATAGCTTCAAATGGAGCAAAAATCTTAACATACACTGGAGGgtccacacaggagagaaaccatATAAGTGTGGAGAATGTGGGAAGTACTTCAGTCAGTCCTCAAGTCTTCAGTATCATAAGCGTctccacactggagagaaaccataCAAATGTGATATGTGTGATAAAGTCTTTAGTCGACCTTCACAGTTACAATCTCACCAGAGAGTTCATACTAGGGAAAAGCCTCAGTAGTATGAGATCTGTGGTAAGAGTTTCAGTTGGAGATCAAACCTTTTAAATCACAAAGTGCATGCTGTTGATAAATTTTCTGAAAGTGATAATAGTGGTAAGAACATGAGAACCCTCACAGAAAAGAATTCTACAAAgtga